Proteins encoded together in one Mycolicibacter minnesotensis window:
- the regX gene encoding two-component sensory transduction protein RegX, which produces MTHVLIVEDEESLADPLAFLLRKEGFEATVVGDGTAALAEFDRAGADIVLLDLMLPGMSGTDVCKQLRARSSVPVIMVTARDSEIDKVVGLELGADDYVTKPYSARELIARIRAVLRRGGDDEGGVGEGVLESGPVRMDVERHVVMVNGEQITLPLKEFDLLEYLMRNTGRVLTRGQLIDRVWGADYVGDTKTLDVHVKRLRSKIEADPANPVHLVTVRGLGYKLEG; this is translated from the coding sequence ATGACGCACGTCTTGATCGTCGAGGACGAGGAATCGCTGGCAGACCCGCTGGCATTCCTGCTGCGTAAAGAGGGTTTCGAAGCCACGGTGGTGGGTGATGGAACCGCGGCACTGGCCGAATTCGACCGGGCCGGCGCCGACATCGTGCTGCTGGATCTGATGCTTCCGGGCATGTCCGGCACCGACGTCTGCAAGCAACTGCGTGCGCGTTCCAGCGTGCCGGTGATTATGGTCACTGCCCGCGACAGTGAGATCGACAAGGTCGTCGGCCTGGAATTGGGCGCCGACGATTACGTCACCAAGCCGTACTCGGCTCGCGAGCTGATCGCCCGGATCCGTGCGGTCCTGCGTCGGGGTGGCGACGACGAGGGCGGCGTCGGTGAGGGCGTGCTGGAGTCGGGTCCGGTGCGCATGGACGTCGAGCGGCACGTGGTGATGGTCAACGGCGAGCAGATCACCTTGCCGCTCAAGGAGTTCGACCTGCTCGAGTACCTGATGCGCAACACCGGCCGGGTGCTCACGCGCGGACAGTTGATCGACCGGGTCTGGGGCGCCGACTATGTCGGTGACACCAAGACCTTGGACGTCCACGTCAAACGACTTCGGTCCAAGATCGAGGCCGATCCGGCCAATCCAGTGCACCTGGTTACCGTGCGTGGACTCGGGTACAAGCTGGAGGGCTGA
- a CDS encoding sensor histidine kinase, which yields MAATSALTLAAASAIPALAAGVAAGVWLSPRLAERRRKAATDRSGITVAEMLQQIVSHASLGIAVVDSHRDVVYLNERATELGLVHGRLLDDEAWAAAQRALSGEEVVFDLTVAKRAPGATRADLSAVRGYARLLSEDDQRFAVVIVDDQSEQARMEASRRDFVANVSHELKTPVGAMGLLAEALLASADDPEAVRPFAERVLVEANRLASMIGELIELSRLQGADPLPDLGVVDVDAVVNEAISRHKVAADNAEITITTDAASGLRVLGDEPLLVTALANLVSNAIAYSPHGSPVSISRRRREGSIEIAVTDRGIGIAPKDQQRVFERFFRSDKARSRATGGTGLGLAIVKHVAANHNGTITLWSQPGTGSTFTLAIPAYQGSVDQDKEEP from the coding sequence GTGGCTGCGACCTCGGCGCTGACGCTTGCTGCAGCGTCGGCGATTCCTGCGCTGGCGGCCGGCGTGGCAGCCGGCGTGTGGTTGTCGCCGCGGCTGGCCGAACGGCGTCGCAAGGCCGCCACGGACCGATCCGGGATCACCGTCGCCGAGATGCTCCAGCAGATCGTGTCGCACGCCTCGCTGGGGATCGCCGTCGTCGACTCCCACCGTGACGTCGTCTATCTCAACGAGCGGGCCACCGAGCTGGGACTTGTGCACGGCCGTCTGCTCGACGACGAGGCCTGGGCGGCCGCCCAGCGTGCACTGTCGGGCGAGGAAGTGGTCTTCGACCTGACGGTGGCCAAGCGGGCGCCCGGTGCCACCCGGGCGGATCTGTCGGCGGTGCGCGGTTATGCCCGCTTGCTGTCGGAGGACGATCAGCGGTTCGCGGTGGTGATCGTCGACGACCAGTCCGAGCAGGCCCGCATGGAGGCCAGTCGCCGTGACTTCGTGGCCAATGTCAGCCACGAACTCAAAACCCCGGTGGGGGCGATGGGGTTGCTTGCCGAAGCACTGCTGGCTTCAGCCGATGACCCCGAGGCGGTGCGGCCGTTCGCCGAGCGGGTGTTGGTGGAGGCCAACCGGCTCGCCAGCATGATCGGTGAGCTGATCGAGCTGTCCCGGCTGCAGGGGGCCGACCCGCTGCCGGACCTGGGTGTCGTCGACGTCGATGCCGTGGTCAACGAGGCGATCTCCCGGCACAAGGTTGCCGCCGACAATGCCGAGATCACGATCACCACCGATGCCGCGAGCGGGCTGCGCGTGCTCGGCGACGAACCGCTGCTGGTGACTGCGCTGGCCAACCTGGTGTCCAATGCCATCGCCTACTCACCGCACGGTTCGCCGGTGTCGATCAGCCGGCGTCGCCGGGAGGGGTCTATCGAGATCGCCGTGACCGACCGTGGCATCGGCATTGCGCCCAAAGATCAGCAGCGCGTGTTCGAACGGTTCTTCCGCAGCGACAAGGCCCGTTCACGGGCCACCGGGGGGACCGGGCTGGGGTTGGCGATCGTCAAACACGTGGCCGCCAACCACAACGGCACCATCACGCTGTGGAGCCAGCCGGGCACCGGTTCGACATTCACCTTGGCGATTCCGGCATACCAGGGCAGTGTGGACCAAGATAAGGAGGAGCCGTGA